The following are encoded in a window of Jeotgalibacillus aurantiacus genomic DNA:
- a CDS encoding IDEAL domain-containing protein, whose translation MLLTVKMMKPFYTLQEGNELKLVFAYQYFSVVKGDEVYQFIPVESNEIRINLKTKQIENLTDIFVFQRGTRIFRVPLFQLLQISDLLEHLQAIAQFYIQQIQSEEEEEAMNEEITNLELQNLYRLIDKALLEGDRDLFMELTEKLKTEEAAQ comes from the coding sequence ATGTTGCTGACAGTCAAGATGATGAAGCCGTTTTATACACTCCAGGAAGGCAACGAGCTAAAGCTTGTCTTTGCGTACCAGTATTTCTCCGTTGTCAAAGGTGACGAAGTCTATCAGTTTATCCCGGTCGAATCGAACGAGATCCGCATCAATCTGAAAACGAAACAGATTGAAAATCTCACCGATATCTTTGTATTCCAGCGCGGTACAAGAATTTTCAGAGTCCCATTATTTCAATTGCTGCAGATATCTGATCTGCTTGAACATCTACAGGCCATCGCCCAATTTTACATCCAGCAGATACAGTCAGAAGAGGAGGAAGAAGCCATGAATGAAGAAATTACGAACCTAGAACTGCAAAACCTCTACCGGCTGATTGACAAGGCGCTACTCGAAGGTGACCGTGATCTGTTTATGGAGTTGACTGAAAAACTCAAAACAGAGGAGGCGGCACAGTAA
- a CDS encoding phosphoglycerate dehydrogenase — protein sequence MTYQIKTYNQIAKKGLDLLDSQYEINTDQNPDAILLRSHKLHGQPIPNSVQAIARAGAGTNNIPIDQCTEQGIVVFNTPGANANAVKELVISCLIASARNLFDAIKWTSTLNGEQNVSEKVEANKKAFIGHEISGKKLGVIGLGNIGSVVANDALALDMDVMAYDPFVSVDVAWTISRNVQRVHQLEELLAVCDYITIHVPLSPKTTGLIDAKAFKAMKKGIQFINFARGELVDEVALKEALADGTVGKYITDFPNDEIFGLDNVVATPHLGASTTESEENCAVMAARQLKNYLETGNIKNAVNFPNVSLPLTSPGRLTIMHRNIPNMVGQFSNLLAERNFNIADMLNRSRGDWAYTLIDIDNKLNDDEANDIMARLQNIEGVVKARHIANGWH from the coding sequence TTGACGTATCAGATTAAAACCTATAACCAGATCGCCAAAAAAGGACTCGATTTACTCGACAGCCAATACGAAATCAACACTGACCAGAATCCGGACGCCATCTTACTGCGCAGCCATAAGCTGCACGGACAGCCGATCCCGAATTCCGTCCAGGCCATCGCGCGCGCCGGAGCAGGAACGAATAACATCCCGATCGACCAGTGCACCGAGCAGGGCATTGTCGTGTTCAATACACCAGGCGCCAACGCCAACGCAGTAAAAGAACTCGTCATCTCCTGTCTTATCGCAAGCGCCAGAAATCTGTTTGACGCCATTAAATGGACCAGCACGCTAAACGGGGAACAAAACGTCTCAGAAAAAGTGGAAGCCAATAAAAAAGCCTTTATCGGACATGAAATCAGCGGTAAAAAACTCGGCGTCATCGGACTCGGCAACATCGGCTCTGTCGTTGCGAACGATGCACTTGCACTCGACATGGACGTCATGGCTTACGATCCATTCGTCTCAGTCGACGTTGCCTGGACCATTTCACGAAACGTCCAGCGTGTTCACCAGCTTGAAGAACTGCTGGCCGTCTGCGATTACATCACCATCCACGTGCCGCTCAGCCCGAAAACTACCGGATTGATCGACGCCAAAGCCTTCAAAGCGATGAAAAAAGGTATCCAATTCATCAACTTTGCCCGCGGCGAACTCGTCGATGAAGTCGCATTAAAAGAAGCACTCGCAGACGGAACAGTCGGAAAATATATCACTGACTTCCCGAACGACGAAATCTTCGGACTCGATAACGTAGTGGCCACACCGCACCTCGGTGCATCCACAACCGAATCAGAAGAAAACTGTGCCGTCATGGCAGCGCGCCAGCTCAAAAACTATCTCGAAACCGGCAACATCAAAAACGCGGTCAACTTTCCAAACGTCAGCCTGCCACTCACATCACCCGGCCGCCTGACCATCATGCACCGCAACATCCCAAACATGGTTGGACAATTCTCCAACCTGTTGGCCGAACGCAACTTCAACATCGCCGACATGCTCAACCGAAGCCGAGGCGACTGGGCCTACACCCTGATCGACATCGACAACAAACTCAACGACGACGAAGCCAACGACATCATGGCTCGGCTTCAGAACATTGAGGGCGTAGTGAAGGCAAGACATATTGCGAACGGCTGGCATTAA
- the serC gene encoding 3-phosphoserine/phosphohydroxythreonine transaminase, with amino-acid sequence MDRVVNFSAGPSAMPLEVLIRAKSELINTNGSGMSVMEMSHRSQHFEEILQRTKDLLKKSLNIPENYKILFLQGGASLQFSMIPLNLLQKDHEAAYIITGSWSQKAFQEATKAGNTSVLATSEDTSFTSIPDLSNLTLKNNTSYVHVTGNNTIEGTRITRLPDFSVPVINDWSSGILSEKINVSDYGMIYAGAQKNLGPSGVTVVIIRDDLIGQAPEWVPTMLNYKTHVKADSLYNTPPTFGIYMIGLMLEWLQELGGVEEIERRNREKASLLYSVIDESPIFSSPVKKEDRSLMNIPFKTDSAEQDRAFLHFAASKQLVELKGHRSVGGMRASMYNAMPLEHVERLADAIKEFEKIAVGGTYR; translated from the coding sequence ATGGATCGAGTCGTCAATTTCTCAGCAGGACCTTCGGCTATGCCGCTCGAGGTCTTGATACGAGCGAAGTCTGAGCTTATTAATACAAATGGTTCAGGCATGTCAGTTATGGAAATGAGTCACCGCTCACAACATTTTGAAGAAATTTTACAGCGAACCAAGGACCTTTTGAAAAAAAGTTTAAACATCCCGGAAAACTATAAAATTTTGTTTTTGCAGGGGGGCGCATCGTTACAATTCAGCATGATTCCTTTAAATTTATTACAAAAAGATCACGAGGCAGCCTATATTATTACAGGTTCATGGTCCCAAAAAGCGTTTCAGGAGGCGACAAAAGCCGGAAATACTTCGGTGCTCGCAACATCTGAAGACACATCATTTACTTCTATTCCCGATCTATCAAATCTTACACTGAAAAACAACACATCCTACGTGCACGTCACGGGAAACAATACAATAGAAGGAACACGGATTACCAGATTACCTGATTTCAGCGTACCGGTTATCAATGACTGGTCATCCGGTATCCTGTCAGAGAAAATCAACGTCAGTGATTATGGCATGATTTACGCCGGCGCACAGAAAAATCTCGGGCCCTCAGGTGTAACCGTCGTGATCATCCGTGACGATCTCATCGGACAGGCTCCTGAATGGGTGCCCACCATGCTCAATTACAAAACACATGTAAAAGCCGACTCTCTTTATAATACACCGCCGACGTTCGGCATCTATATGATCGGCCTGATGCTCGAATGGCTGCAGGAGCTCGGAGGCGTCGAAGAGATCGAACGTCGCAACCGTGAAAAAGCTTCTCTATTATATAGCGTCATCGATGAATCACCGATTTTTAGTTCACCTGTTAAAAAAGAAGACCGTTCACTTATGAACATTCCATTTAAAACAGACAGCGCGGAACAGGATCGGGCTTTTCTTCATTTCGCCGCATCCAAACAGCTCGTGGAACTGAAAGGCCACCGTTCCGTAGGAGGCATGAGAGCGAGCATGTACAACGCCATGCCGCTTGAACACGTGGAACGCCTGGCAGACGCCATCAAAGAATTCGAGAAAATTGCCGTGGGAGGTACTTACCGTTGA
- a CDS encoding 3D domain-containing protein has translation MKKQIVALTAIAALSAGTAAQASAAEHTVQRGDTLWSISQKNNVTVEQIQEWNDLSSTLIYPNQTLTVSEETASEETYTVVKGDTLYKIATEYGITVGELMQWNGLSSDLIFPGQEFVVAGGTPQAAAPAQAEAADQSAVAQDSGMTQSAEGVEGTGGEAPSAEATQELTVTATAYTAYCAGCSGITATGIDLRSNPDQKVIAVDPNVIPLGSRVWVEGYGEAIAGDTGGAIKGNKIDVFIPSQDAALDWGVQTVDVKILD, from the coding sequence ATGAAAAAACAAATCGTTGCACTAACCGCAATCGCAGCTTTATCCGCTGGGACAGCCGCACAGGCGTCAGCAGCAGAGCACACAGTACAAAGAGGAGACACACTGTGGAGCATCTCTCAAAAGAACAATGTCACGGTAGAACAAATTCAAGAGTGGAATGACCTGTCATCAACACTTATATATCCAAATCAAACACTTACAGTATCAGAAGAAACAGCTTCTGAAGAAACGTACACTGTTGTGAAAGGTGACACTCTATACAAGATTGCCACTGAGTACGGCATTACTGTTGGCGAACTCATGCAATGGAACGGTCTTTCAAGTGACCTGATCTTTCCAGGACAAGAGTTTGTTGTAGCTGGTGGAACACCACAGGCAGCCGCTCCTGCTCAGGCAGAAGCAGCTGATCAGTCAGCCGTTGCCCAGGATTCAGGTATGACTCAGTCAGCTGAAGGTGTAGAAGGTACAGGTGGCGAAGCACCATCTGCTGAAGCAACTCAGGAACTGACTGTAACTGCAACAGCTTATACTGCATACTGTGCAGGATGCTCAGGTATCACTGCTACAGGTATTGATCTTCGTTCAAATCCTGATCAGAAAGTAATCGCAGTAGACCCTAACGTTATTCCATTAGGATCACGTGTATGGGTTGAAGGTTACGGTGAAGCGATCGCAGGAGACACTGGCGGCGCTATTAAAGGTAACAAAATCGATGTATTCATCCCATCTCAGGACGCAGCTCTTGACTGGGGCGTACAAACAGTAGACGTCAAAATCCTGGACTAA
- a CDS encoding S-layer homology domain-containing protein, with amino-acid sequence MIKKTLATFTGAILLTTGLAAPVAGVEFTDVSKESPFYDNLESVYYKDIMTGYNRMDPINRIPRYAMKPTNQVTRAQAAKMIAIGMGYPNASQEKTTFSDMTEFHWAHDYVAILENEEVVSGRDGQFDPNGRLTRAQIAKMIVLGFDLPYSETNRQTGFEDVAEDDWSAPYVKALVDAGITTGTSDTTYSPNRTVKRYELAAFIDRIYENEAITDERALVQVRDTVNRMTEIFFENLSKTYPNEPAYPYENFQNEMREVITANYEPTLVDHYNRQCRECDGSFYYDALGMKVNYKVFENTEDVISIQTVTPGDGLIYGRQVKITIVKEGGNWKVDEYVFDDIPELNLSVEEAANIVENRNYRGYAEGYQLYRVEYLRSDEAYHYFNLYSTMGKETVKIHFKEAIIDIAQ; translated from the coding sequence ATGATTAAAAAAACATTAGCAACATTTACAGGAGCCATTCTATTAACAACAGGTCTTGCAGCTCCTGTTGCAGGAGTCGAATTTACAGATGTATCAAAGGAATCACCTTTTTATGACAACCTTGAAAGCGTGTATTACAAGGATATCATGACGGGTTATAACAGAATGGACCCGATTAATCGTATTCCACGTTATGCAATGAAGCCAACTAATCAGGTGACCAGAGCACAGGCTGCGAAAATGATTGCAATTGGAATGGGATATCCAAATGCTTCTCAGGAAAAAACGACTTTTAGCGACATGACTGAATTCCATTGGGCACACGACTATGTGGCAATCCTTGAAAATGAGGAAGTCGTATCGGGAAGAGATGGTCAATTTGATCCGAACGGTCGCCTTACACGTGCTCAAATTGCCAAGATGATCGTGCTTGGCTTTGATCTTCCTTATTCCGAAACGAATCGCCAGACAGGATTCGAAGATGTAGCTGAAGACGACTGGTCAGCCCCTTACGTCAAAGCATTAGTTGATGCAGGAATCACAACAGGGACATCCGACACAACCTATTCACCAAACAGGACAGTGAAACGTTATGAACTGGCCGCATTTATTGACCGTATTTATGAAAATGAGGCCATCACGGATGAGCGTGCTCTTGTTCAGGTGCGTGATACAGTCAATAGAATGACTGAAATCTTTTTTGAAAATCTGAGCAAAACGTATCCGAACGAGCCTGCTTATCCATACGAAAACTTCCAGAATGAGATGAGAGAAGTCATCACAGCAAACTACGAGCCTACTTTAGTAGATCACTACAATAGACAATGCAGAGAATGTGACGGCTCATTTTATTATGATGCACTTGGCATGAAAGTGAATTACAAAGTCTTTGAGAATACTGAAGATGTGATCTCCATTCAAACCGTTACGCCAGGTGATGGACTAATTTATGGACGCCAGGTCAAAATCACGATTGTGAAAGAAGGCGGCAATTGGAAAGTCGATGAATACGTTTTTGATGATATCCCTGAGCTGAATCTTTCAGTAGAAGAGGCAGCTAACATCGTGGAAAATCGCAATTACAGAGGATACGCTGAAGGTTATCAGTTGTATCGTGTGGAATATCTTCGTTCAGACGAGGCGTATCATTACTTCAATCTGTATAGCACGATGGGAAAAGAAACAGTTAAAATTCATTTTAAAGAAGCCATCATAGATATCGCTCAATAA
- a CDS encoding S-layer homology domain-containing protein produces the protein MKPLKKQYIGFVCGALLFIGVDHADAVETKEVYNRFSDVSVTSEFFDEIDSMFYKGVISGYKNGGNYLDKAEFRPNQYVTRAQASKMISIISGYHPNTQENNDYNDVPESHWAHDYITQLTLDNIVSGKENGSFKPEDTLTRAQAAKMIVHAFDLNKTYQGTSFYSDVPSDSWYAPYVNALTEAGITTGRTADRFDPFAKVTRYQLAAFLDRAYNQVSVDEMNTRQTLLIAIETVYRLESMTGYHRQQGYLDGAQPVLPAFDTFQNDIEPFMTENYLPTLESVYGKSCTQCSVQLFETQLNPDRFIEFSTKNDDTIQFETATFGEHNIQFKLVRDNGEWQLDGYSAGDQTSRTTQPGIRQ, from the coding sequence ATGAAACCATTAAAAAAGCAATACATAGGTTTTGTCTGCGGAGCGCTGCTTTTCATTGGAGTCGATCATGCGGATGCTGTTGAAACGAAAGAAGTATATAATCGCTTTTCTGATGTGAGTGTAACCAGTGAGTTTTTCGATGAAATTGATAGTATGTTTTATAAGGGAGTCATCTCAGGCTACAAAAATGGAGGGAACTATCTGGATAAAGCAGAGTTCCGCCCTAACCAGTATGTGACGCGTGCACAGGCAAGTAAAATGATTTCAATTATTTCAGGATATCATCCGAATACGCAGGAAAACAATGATTATAATGATGTCCCTGAATCTCATTGGGCTCATGATTACATCACGCAACTGACGCTGGATAATATTGTGAGTGGTAAAGAGAATGGATCTTTCAAACCGGAAGATACACTGACAAGAGCACAGGCGGCCAAAATGATAGTGCATGCCTTCGATCTCAATAAGACGTATCAGGGCACTTCATTTTATTCCGATGTTCCTTCTGACAGCTGGTACGCACCCTATGTAAATGCACTGACTGAAGCGGGGATTACGACTGGCAGAACGGCTGACAGATTTGACCCTTTTGCCAAAGTGACCCGCTATCAATTAGCTGCTTTTCTGGACAGGGCATACAACCAGGTAAGCGTAGATGAAATGAATACAAGACAAACCTTACTAATAGCCATTGAAACAGTGTACAGATTGGAATCGATGACGGGCTATCATAGACAGCAAGGTTACCTGGACGGTGCCCAGCCCGTTTTGCCAGCATTTGATACTTTTCAAAATGACATTGAACCCTTCATGACAGAGAATTACTTGCCTACTCTGGAATCAGTTTATGGAAAAAGTTGTACTCAATGTTCGGTTCAACTTTTTGAAACGCAACTGAATCCTGATCGTTTTATAGAATTCTCTACTAAGAATGACGATACAATACAATTTGAGACAGCCACTTTTGGAGAACATAATATTCAATTTAAATTAGTGAGAGACAATGGAGAGTGGCAATTGGATGGTTACAGTGCAGGGGATCAAACATCCCGCACTACCCAACCAGGTATCAGGCAATAA
- a CDS encoding STAS domain-containing protein: MAEQIDLTLEELTDRILDQRVQLAEQITEEQNKRYSRLRSMSENLLPLRIGLVTLYGEALSMDPLERANRIEKWGLETGKQCAEMGTTLDSMLKEVPLYRNAIGELIKEVAITYDYSAAKLYEVITVLDQTVNEIVYYFCLPFVEVQTKNLQASQEQMLEMSVPVVPVDNGVAVLPLVGTIDTHRAKMIMEESLTKCLELNVDQFVIDLSGVAMVDTFVAQKLFQVIDSLKLIGVVPKISGISPEMAQTIVQLGLDFKEIPSYATLKAALSEIGFKR; encoded by the coding sequence ATGGCTGAACAAATAGATCTTACTTTAGAAGAGCTGACTGACCGGATTTTGGACCAGAGAGTACAGTTGGCTGAGCAAATCACAGAAGAACAGAACAAACGCTATTCCAGGCTGCGTTCCATGTCAGAAAACCTATTACCATTAAGAATTGGGCTTGTTACATTATATGGTGAAGCACTTTCCATGGATCCGCTTGAACGGGCCAATCGAATTGAAAAATGGGGACTGGAAACAGGCAAACAATGTGCCGAAATGGGTACAACACTTGATTCAATGTTAAAGGAAGTCCCTTTGTACAGAAATGCAATTGGAGAACTCATTAAAGAAGTGGCCATTACATATGATTACTCAGCAGCAAAGCTTTACGAAGTCATCACGGTACTGGACCAGACCGTCAATGAAATTGTCTATTACTTCTGCTTGCCTTTTGTAGAGGTCCAGACAAAGAATCTGCAAGCTTCTCAGGAGCAGATGCTTGAGATGTCTGTCCCGGTTGTGCCTGTGGACAATGGCGTTGCCGTCTTACCGCTCGTTGGAACGATTGATACACACCGTGCTAAAATGATTATGGAGGAGTCCCTCACAAAATGTCTGGAACTGAACGTGGATCAATTTGTGATTGATCTGTCAGGTGTTGCAATGGTCGATACATTTGTCGCCCAGAAGCTTTTCCAGGTAATTGACTCTTTAAAATTAATCGGTGTTGTGCCAAAAATCAGCGGGATATCACCGGAAATGGCTCAGACAATCGTACAGCTGGGACTGGATTTTAAAGAGATACCATCATATGCCACGCTGAAAGCAGCACTTAGTGAAATAGGATTTAAACGATAA
- a CDS encoding MBOAT family O-acyltransferase: MLFNSYVFILCFLPVVIVSYYLLLKLDNKLYSRLLLVLGSLYFYSFWNINYLPLILISILINYVIAIVINRVQRTILKKIYLVAGIVFNISLLGYFKYFDFFIESTNQFFQTNLPLLEIALPLAISFFTFQQIAYIVDSYRGETAHYNFVDYSLFVTFFPQLIAGPIVHHSEMISQFKDKANAKFNSHNFASGLFIFSIGLAKKVLIADTFAQYANDGYSNLASLTVVDSWITTLAYTLQLYFDFSGYCDMAIGLALLFNFRIPVNFNSPYKSLNIQEFWRRWHITLGRFFTQYVYIPLGGSKKGPVRTYINLFLIFFISGFWHGAGWTFIVWGVMHGVASIIYRAWSKGKVRLPKVIAWGITFLFVHVAWVYFRAPDLSTANLMVSNMFNVRALDLPPGISAALSNLLNMNFQSADYFFNLTIVLYLAIGYVIVFFTRNSIERLNTFEPNVRTGIAASVFFVISLLYLTRVSEFIYFNF, from the coding sequence GTGTTATTCAATTCCTATGTATTTATCCTCTGCTTTTTGCCTGTTGTCATCGTTTCATATTATTTGCTTTTGAAACTCGACAACAAACTGTATTCCAGACTTCTATTAGTATTGGGATCTCTGTATTTTTATAGCTTTTGGAATATTAATTACTTACCGTTGATCTTAATATCGATTTTGATCAACTATGTGATCGCAATCGTCATTAATCGTGTTCAAAGGACGATTCTTAAAAAGATATACTTGGTTGCTGGTATTGTTTTTAATATTTCATTGCTTGGATACTTTAAATATTTCGATTTTTTCATAGAGAGTACCAATCAGTTTTTTCAAACAAATTTACCGTTACTTGAAATTGCATTGCCTTTGGCGATCAGCTTCTTTACGTTTCAGCAGATTGCATACATAGTAGATAGCTACCGAGGTGAAACGGCTCATTATAACTTTGTTGATTACTCACTTTTTGTGACTTTCTTTCCGCAGCTGATCGCTGGACCGATCGTTCATCATAGTGAAATGATCTCACAGTTTAAGGATAAGGCTAACGCTAAATTCAATTCCCATAATTTCGCTTCAGGATTGTTCATTTTTAGTATTGGTTTGGCGAAAAAAGTTTTGATTGCTGATACTTTTGCTCAATATGCCAATGATGGCTACTCAAATCTTGCATCATTGACTGTTGTAGATAGCTGGATTACAACACTTGCATATACTTTACAGCTGTATTTTGATTTCAGCGGTTATTGTGATATGGCAATTGGATTAGCCTTACTATTTAACTTTAGAATACCTGTAAACTTTAATTCTCCTTATAAGTCATTAAATATACAGGAATTTTGGAGAAGGTGGCACATCACCCTTGGAAGATTTTTTACACAATACGTGTACATTCCTTTGGGCGGAAGTAAAAAAGGGCCTGTCAGAACATACATTAACTTATTTCTGATTTTCTTTATCAGTGGGTTTTGGCACGGTGCAGGATGGACCTTCATTGTATGGGGAGTCATGCATGGCGTAGCCAGCATCATTTACCGGGCATGGAGTAAGGGGAAGGTAAGGCTTCCGAAAGTCATCGCCTGGGGAATCACGTTCCTGTTCGTACATGTTGCCTGGGTGTATTTTCGCGCACCGGACCTGTCAACGGCCAATCTAATGGTTTCAAATATGTTTAATGTAAGGGCACTTGATCTTCCTCCGGGAATTTCAGCTGCATTGAGTAACCTTTTGAATATGAATTTTCAATCGGCCGATTACTTCTTTAATTTAACGATTGTTCTTTACTTAGCAATAGGATATGTGATTGTCTTCTTTACAAGAAATTCGATTGAGCGCTTGAATACGTTTGAGCCCAATGTCCGTACAGGAATTGCAGCCAGTGTGTTTTTTGTCATATCGCTCCTTTATTTAACAAGAGTCAGTGAGTTTATCTATTTCAATTTTTAG
- a CDS encoding penicillin acylase family protein: MREIVPEPKVLRPGWWKKWVFGTIGVLITLVIGALLFVNWYIGKSMAVTEGTIELNGLTETVTVTRDEIGVPHIEAKNDADLYRAQGYVQAQDRMFQMDLARRQANGTLAEVIGEAAVETDQFFRTFSLRNAAEISYDGYNDEAKQVLAWYAEGVNAYIEQAQQNGTLPVEFTLLGYEPEPWTEVDSLTIGKYMAFDLGGNWSSLAFRHWALQEMPEEKARELFITYPEDAPAIIEANKQNPVDVAGAFNNAVIPHPFNGSNNWVVSGERTESGEPLLADDPHLGLGTPAIWYQMHLTSPEQNVSGVIFAGIPGIILGHNDDIAWGVTNVGPDVQDLYIETQNPQNPNQFLYEGQWLPATVRQEPIKVKDGETVDFEVVVTRHGPIISNVMDGTDDNTPLFAMQWTALEPTLELQAVLNMNKATDWNEFETALEDFHSPAQNFVFAGKDGTIAYKANGRIPIRETGDGQLPVPGDSETYRWTGYVPFDELPTVVNPEKGYIATANNAVVDESYPYHITDFWAQPYRYLRIDEYLSENDRVTAEDMIALQMDQKNLYAEEFLDDMISSVSGFEQELDILSKWDRYDHVDSAGPLLFHLWMKELPAVLFEEDIPEDVASLFAGQNHVTDEMLRKSFSGETSVWVEEYGGVEKWLTDSLERVTERLSEEYGEDPSDWRWGDYHQVIFDHPLAAASPILERIFTPERPIEMGGSQITVQAASYNEDGTVTHGASWRFVKDMADETGAYHLVGPGQSGHIKSKWYDNQLQDWVDGNYHFTKTDGTAEGDVLELIP; encoded by the coding sequence ATGAGAGAAATCGTACCCGAACCGAAAGTCCTCAGACCGGGCTGGTGGAAAAAATGGGTGTTTGGCACAATAGGGGTTTTAATCACTTTAGTCATCGGTGCATTATTATTTGTGAACTGGTACATAGGAAAATCTATGGCTGTTACAGAAGGTACAATCGAACTGAATGGACTTACAGAGACAGTAACCGTCACAAGGGATGAAATCGGGGTTCCTCATATAGAGGCGAAAAATGATGCCGATCTGTATCGTGCACAGGGGTATGTGCAGGCGCAGGATCGTATGTTTCAGATGGATCTTGCCAGAAGACAGGCCAATGGCACTCTCGCCGAAGTCATAGGAGAAGCAGCTGTCGAAACCGATCAGTTTTTCCGCACATTCAGCCTGCGAAACGCCGCTGAAATCTCATATGACGGTTATAATGATGAAGCCAAACAGGTTCTTGCCTGGTATGCAGAAGGTGTAAATGCCTATATCGAGCAGGCACAGCAGAACGGAACGCTCCCTGTTGAATTCACGCTTCTCGGTTATGAGCCGGAGCCGTGGACAGAAGTTGATTCCCTGACTATTGGAAAATACATGGCTTTTGATCTTGGTGGCAACTGGTCATCACTCGCTTTCAGACACTGGGCGCTTCAGGAAATGCCTGAAGAGAAAGCGCGTGAATTGTTTATTACTTACCCGGAGGACGCACCAGCCATTATCGAAGCAAATAAACAAAATCCCGTTGATGTGGCAGGCGCATTTAATAACGCAGTCATTCCGCATCCGTTTAACGGAAGTAACAACTGGGTTGTCTCCGGAGAACGCACAGAAAGCGGAGAGCCACTTCTCGCAGACGATCCGCACTTAGGGCTTGGCACACCGGCGATCTGGTACCAGATGCACCTTACATCTCCAGAGCAAAATGTAAGCGGTGTCATTTTTGCCGGGATTCCGGGCATCATCCTCGGTCACAATGACGACATCGCCTGGGGCGTGACCAATGTGGGGCCTGATGTACAGGATCTCTATATTGAAACACAGAATCCGCAAAATCCAAATCAGTTCTTATACGAAGGTCAGTGGCTGCCCGCAACTGTCCGTCAGGAGCCGATCAAGGTAAAAGACGGTGAAACAGTTGATTTTGAAGTTGTCGTCACACGTCACGGTCCAATCATTTCAAATGTAATGGACGGCACTGATGACAATACACCTCTGTTTGCCATGCAATGGACAGCACTGGAACCGACGTTAGAATTACAGGCCGTGCTCAACATGAACAAAGCCACTGACTGGAACGAGTTTGAAACCGCACTAGAAGACTTCCATTCACCTGCGCAAAATTTCGTTTTTGCAGGTAAAGATGGAACCATTGCTTATAAGGCAAACGGGCGCATCCCAATACGCGAAACGGGTGACGGTCAGCTGCCGGTTCCAGGTGATTCTGAAACCTACCGCTGGACAGGGTACGTTCCTTTTGACGAGCTGCCTACTGTCGTAAATCCGGAAAAAGGCTATATCGCAACAGCTAACAATGCTGTTGTAGATGAGAGCTATCCTTATCACATCACTGATTTCTGGGCCCAGCCATACCGTTATCTGCGCATCGATGAATATTTAAGCGAAAACGATCGGGTCACTGCTGAAGACATGATCGCCCTGCAAATGGACCAGAAAAATCTATATGCAGAAGAATTTCTCGATGACATGATCAGCTCCGTATCAGGCTTTGAACAAGAGCTCGATATTTTAAGCAAGTGGGACCGCTATGATCATGTCGACAGCGCCGGACCATTACTCTTTCATTTATGGATGAAAGAACTGCCTGCTGTGCTGTTTGAAGAAGACATCCCAGAAGACGTCGCATCCCTGTTTGCCGGACAGAACCACGTCACAGACGAAATGCTCCGCAAATCATTCAGCGGCGAAACAAGCGTCTGGGTTGAAGAATACGGCGGAGTCGAAAAGTGGCTCACTGATTCACTTGAGCGGGTAACAGAACGACTGTCTGAAGAGTATGGAGAAGACCCATCAGACTGGCGCTGGGGAGATTATCACCAGGTCATCTTTGACCACCCGCTTGCCGCAGCCTCACCTATCCTTGAGCGCATCTTCACTCCGGAGCGCCCAATCGAAATGGGTGGCAGTCAAATTACCGTCCAGGCAGCATCCTACAACGAAGACGGCACCGTCACACACGGCGCCTCCTGGCGATTCGTCAAAGACATGGCTGATGAAACCGGCGCCTATCATCTCGTAGGTCCAGGACAATCAGGCCACATCAAATCCAAATGGTACGACAACCAGCTACAGGACTGGGTTGACGGAAACTATCACTTTACCAAAACAGATGGTACAGCAGAAGGAGACGTGCTGGAGTTAATACCTTAA
- a CDS encoding DUF1993 domain-containing protein, with protein sequence METKQQLTSQHLSAILKKAHKKGEQEKISPVEMVQWLASEMRK encoded by the coding sequence ATGGAAACAAAACAGCAGCTGACAAGCCAGCATTTATCTGCCATATTAAAAAAAGCGCATAAAAAAGGCGAGCAGGAAAAGATTTCTCCTGTAGAAATGGTACAATGGCTCGCAAGTGAAATGAGGAAATAG